The following proteins come from a genomic window of Actinomarinicola tropica:
- the ligA gene encoding NAD-dependent DNA ligase LigA, whose translation MSPDQNPEVPPDAGSVVPDDVPAEVVAEVEALREQIRHHNRLYHELDAPEIPDADYDALVRALNELEALHPSLVTPDSPTQTVGGPRSATFAPVVHRVPMMSLDNAMDVEELRAWGQRLERRLVDEEGADHPPVAFVCELKIDGVAVSITYEDGRLVQAATRGDGRVGEDITENVRTLADVPERLGGSPPARLEVRGEVYMPVATFDELNDRQDAAGLRRYANPRNTAAGSLRQKDPSITASRGLRLWCYQLGEAEGGPSFDRHAETLEYLAELGLPVNPEIRTLTGQEEVEAFCRRWEEHRHDLDYEIDGVVVKVDDLARRAALGFTSKAPRWAIAFKFPPEERTTLLRDIEVSIGRTGKATPFAVLEPVFVGGSTVGLATLHNQIQVAAKDVRPGDTVVVRKAGDVIPEVVGPVLSERPEGLAEWTFPDTCPRCGGPLVRLEGEGHHFCTNIDCPAQRTGSIEHFASRGAMDIEGLGEQRVHLFVEMGLLSDVGDIYSLDFDRLLGREGFGETSVRNLRDAIEASKERPLANLLVGLNIRHLGPTGARALAQAFGHLDALMAASEEDIAAVDGIGPTIAQSVHAHFASDRNRAVVEKLRAAGLNLEGPATPDVPQTLAGMSVVVTGTLDGYSREEAEEAITSRGGKSPGSVSSRTTAVVVGEGPGASKLSKAVDLGVPILDGEGFERLLSTGEVRPVEAPPT comes from the coding sequence GTGAGCCCCGACCAGAACCCCGAGGTCCCGCCCGACGCCGGGTCCGTGGTGCCCGACGACGTCCCCGCGGAGGTCGTGGCCGAGGTCGAGGCCCTGCGGGAGCAGATCCGCCACCACAACCGGCTCTACCACGAGCTCGACGCGCCGGAGATCCCCGACGCCGACTACGACGCCCTCGTCCGGGCGCTCAACGAGCTCGAGGCGCTCCACCCGAGCCTCGTCACGCCGGACTCGCCCACCCAGACCGTCGGCGGCCCCCGGTCGGCCACCTTCGCCCCGGTCGTCCACCGGGTGCCGATGATGTCGCTCGACAACGCCATGGACGTCGAGGAGCTGCGCGCCTGGGGCCAGCGGCTGGAGCGCCGCCTCGTCGACGAGGAGGGCGCCGACCACCCGCCGGTGGCGTTCGTGTGCGAGCTGAAGATCGACGGGGTGGCGGTGTCGATCACCTACGAGGACGGCCGCCTCGTGCAGGCCGCCACCCGGGGCGACGGCCGGGTGGGGGAGGACATCACCGAGAACGTCCGCACCCTCGCCGACGTGCCCGAGCGCCTCGGCGGGTCGCCGCCGGCCCGGCTCGAGGTCCGCGGCGAGGTCTACATGCCCGTCGCCACCTTCGACGAGCTGAACGACCGCCAGGACGCGGCCGGCCTGCGTCGCTACGCCAACCCCCGCAACACCGCGGCCGGCTCGCTGCGCCAGAAGGACCCGTCGATCACCGCCTCGCGCGGCCTCCGGCTGTGGTGCTACCAGCTGGGCGAGGCGGAGGGCGGCCCGAGCTTCGACCGCCACGCCGAGACGCTCGAGTACCTGGCCGAGCTCGGCCTGCCCGTCAACCCCGAGATCCGCACCCTCACCGGGCAGGAGGAGGTCGAGGCGTTCTGCCGCCGGTGGGAGGAGCACCGCCACGACCTCGACTACGAGATCGACGGCGTCGTCGTGAAGGTCGACGACCTCGCCCGGCGCGCCGCCCTGGGGTTCACGTCCAAGGCGCCGCGTTGGGCCATCGCGTTCAAGTTCCCACCCGAGGAGCGCACCACCCTCCTGCGCGACATCGAGGTCTCGATCGGTCGCACCGGCAAGGCCACGCCCTTCGCCGTGCTCGAGCCGGTGTTCGTCGGCGGGTCCACGGTCGGGCTGGCCACGCTGCACAACCAGATCCAGGTGGCGGCCAAGGACGTCCGGCCGGGCGACACGGTCGTCGTGCGCAAGGCCGGCGACGTCATCCCCGAGGTCGTCGGCCCCGTGCTGTCCGAGCGTCCCGAGGGCCTCGCCGAGTGGACGTTCCCCGACACGTGCCCGCGCTGCGGTGGTCCGCTCGTGCGGCTGGAGGGCGAGGGCCACCACTTCTGCACGAACATCGACTGCCCGGCCCAGCGCACCGGCAGCATCGAGCACTTCGCGTCGCGCGGGGCCATGGACATCGAGGGCCTCGGCGAGCAGCGGGTCCACCTCTTCGTCGAGATGGGCCTGCTCTCCGACGTCGGCGACATCTACTCGCTCGACTTCGATCGGCTCCTCGGGCGGGAGGGCTTCGGCGAGACGTCGGTGCGCAACCTGCGCGACGCCATCGAGGCCTCGAAGGAGCGTCCGCTCGCCAACCTGCTGGTCGGGCTCAACATCCGCCACCTGGGGCCCACCGGCGCTCGGGCGCTGGCCCAGGCCTTCGGGCACCTCGACGCCCTCATGGCGGCCTCCGAGGAGGACATCGCCGCGGTCGACGGCATCGGCCCCACGATCGCCCAGAGCGTCCACGCCCACTTCGCCTCGGACCGCAACCGTGCCGTCGTCGAGAAGCTGCGGGCCGCCGGGCTGAACCTCGAGGGTCCGGCCACCCCCGACGTGCCCCAGACGCTCGCCGGCATGAGCGTCGTGGTCACCGGCACGCTCGACGGCTACAGCCGCGAGGAGGCCGAGGAGGCCATCACCAGCCGCGGCGGCAAGTCGCCGGGCAGCGTGTCCTCGCGCACCACCGCCGTCGTCGTCGGCGAGGGGCCGGGGGCCTCCAAGCTGAGCAAGGCGGTCGACCTCGGCGTCCCGATCCTCGACGGCGAGGGCTTCGAGCGCCTCCTGTCCACCGGCGAGGTGCGGCCCGTCGAGGCGCCGCCCACGTGA
- a CDS encoding protein kinase domain-containing protein, protein MALSRMSDLIGRVLDGRYRLVAPIGTGASGRVFLADDVRLRRRVAVKVLHPSLADDESFLRRFQAEAHAAAALNHPHVMAVYDWGRDDVPYLVTEYLGGGSLRAMLDKGRRLTVSQALLVGLEATRGLDYAHRRGFVHRDVKPANILFGDDQRLRIADFGLARALAEAGWTEPSGAVLGTARYASPEQARGEMVDGKADVYALGLTLIEAVSGQVPFAADTTIATLMARVDKEVELDDSFGPLRPVLERACRPDAAERPDAGALAVAFMAAAEKLPRPETLPLVGAVEGDVVGADPSDATIHGAEPDPTLASPVVNVPAPDPTTAVAVPADALSPRARRKAARAEAKAAKKASKEAATLAAAEADEGRRRRRWPWVLVALLVAAVVGVGTAVAVRNLTEPTLYPVDDYVGALADDVEEIVAEYGWTVERELERRTGVPVGTILEQDPAPDTELEEGAESVLRLVVAEGNELTDVPADLVGAPREQVEAALAEAGLAVGEVTEDWSEDVPAGHVIEVRIPEDQLVEGQLPEETAIGLLVSAGPIPRTLPGVAEGASYDSVAADLEADGLVPERVTEASETVPEGAVIRTEPGEGEQVPRGSTVRVIVSSGLPFVTVPDVAGMDEDEAIERLEDAGLTVGTRVGPPRRSVLVTDPPAGESVRQGTEVTIYTRST, encoded by the coding sequence GTGGCCCTTTCGCGCATGAGCGACCTCATCGGGCGGGTCCTCGACGGCCGCTACCGGCTGGTGGCGCCGATCGGGACGGGCGCGTCCGGGCGGGTGTTCCTCGCCGACGACGTGCGGCTCCGCCGGCGCGTCGCCGTGAAGGTCCTGCACCCCTCGCTCGCCGACGACGAGTCGTTCCTGCGCCGCTTCCAGGCCGAGGCCCACGCCGCGGCCGCGCTCAACCACCCCCACGTGATGGCGGTGTACGACTGGGGGCGCGACGACGTGCCCTACCTGGTCACCGAGTACCTCGGCGGCGGCAGCCTGCGGGCGATGCTCGACAAGGGGCGCCGGCTCACGGTGTCCCAGGCCCTGCTCGTCGGGCTCGAGGCCACCCGCGGCCTCGACTACGCGCACCGTCGAGGCTTCGTCCACCGCGACGTCAAGCCGGCCAACATCCTCTTCGGCGACGACCAGCGGCTGCGGATCGCCGACTTCGGCCTGGCGCGGGCCCTGGCCGAGGCCGGGTGGACCGAGCCGTCGGGCGCCGTCCTCGGCACCGCCCGCTACGCCTCGCCGGAGCAGGCGCGCGGCGAGATGGTCGACGGCAAGGCCGACGTCTACGCACTGGGGCTGACGCTCATCGAGGCGGTCAGCGGCCAGGTGCCCTTCGCCGCCGACACCACGATCGCCACGCTGATGGCCCGGGTCGACAAGGAGGTCGAGCTCGACGACAGCTTCGGCCCGCTGCGGCCCGTGCTCGAGCGTGCGTGTCGTCCCGACGCCGCCGAGCGGCCCGACGCCGGGGCGCTGGCCGTGGCGTTCATGGCCGCCGCCGAGAAGCTGCCTCGACCCGAGACGCTGCCCCTGGTCGGCGCGGTGGAGGGCGACGTCGTCGGCGCCGACCCGTCCGACGCCACGATCCACGGCGCCGAGCCCGATCCCACCCTCGCGTCACCGGTGGTGAACGTGCCGGCCCCGGACCCGACCACCGCCGTCGCGGTCCCCGCCGACGCGCTCAGCCCGCGCGCCCGCCGCAAGGCAGCCCGCGCCGAGGCCAAGGCGGCGAAGAAGGCCTCGAAGGAGGCCGCGACGCTCGCCGCGGCCGAGGCGGACGAGGGCCGCCGGCGTCGACGCTGGCCGTGGGTGCTCGTGGCGCTCCTCGTCGCCGCCGTCGTGGGCGTGGGCACCGCCGTCGCGGTGCGGAACCTGACCGAGCCCACCCTCTACCCGGTCGACGACTACGTCGGTGCCCTGGCCGACGACGTCGAGGAGATCGTCGCCGAGTACGGCTGGACGGTGGAGCGGGAGCTCGAGCGCCGCACGGGCGTCCCCGTCGGCACGATCCTCGAGCAGGACCCCGCCCCGGACACCGAGCTGGAGGAGGGCGCCGAGAGCGTCCTGCGGCTCGTCGTCGCCGAGGGCAACGAGCTCACCGATGTGCCCGCCGACCTCGTCGGCGCGCCGCGCGAGCAGGTCGAGGCCGCGCTGGCCGAGGCCGGTCTCGCCGTGGGCGAGGTCACCGAGGATTGGAGCGAGGACGTCCCAGCCGGTCACGTGATCGAGGTGAGGATCCCCGAGGACCAGCTGGTCGAGGGCCAGCTCCCGGAGGAGACGGCGATCGGCCTCCTCGTGTCGGCGGGCCCCATCCCTCGCACGCTGCCCGGCGTCGCCGAGGGGGCCAGCTACGACTCGGTGGCCGCCGACCTCGAGGCCGACGGCCTGGTGCCCGAGCGGGTCACCGAGGCGAGCGAGACCGTGCCCGAGGGCGCGGTCATCCGCACCGAACCCGGCGAGGGCGAGCAGGTGCCGCGGGGCAGCACGGTCCGGGTCATCGTGTCGAGCGGCCTGCCGTTCGTCACCGTCCCCGACGTGGCGGGCATGGACGAGGACGAGGCCATCGAGCGGCTCGAGGACGCCGGCCTCACGGTCGGCACCCGGGTCGGCCCGCCGCGGCGCAGCGTGCTCGTCACCGACCCGCCGGCCGGCGAGTCGGTGCGGCAGGGCACCGAGGTGACGATCTACACCCGCTCCACCTAG